Proteins encoded together in one Candidatus Bathyarchaeota archaeon window:
- a CDS encoding 16S rRNA methyltransferase — MGRLIIVLAESALELVPRSIANHPSVVKHARGRGRKADEVLLDRCYHHFAMKGLPEAEKRGRPDIVHFTLLSLLGTPLNRKGLLECYVHTREDRVITVDPKTRLPRSYDRFLGLMEQLFRFGAVPPDADPLMKVKSSTLAQLVMDLKPSTVIGLSTMGSPKPLRDICEGVSRLPNVMVLIGGFPKGHFTDGTLRVIDSLYRIHRESLDSWIVASRLVYQFELSQGIIY, encoded by the coding sequence ATGGGGAGGCTTATAATAGTTTTAGCTGAATCTGCGTTGGAGCTCGTCCCCCGGTCGATCGCGAATCACCCCTCTGTGGTCAAACACGCTAGAGGGAGGGGTAGGAAGGCAGATGAAGTGCTCCTGGATAGATGCTATCATCACTTCGCCATGAAGGGGCTTCCCGAAGCGGAGAAGAGAGGCCGCCCAGATATAGTGCACTTCACCCTCCTCAGCCTTCTCGGCACCCCGTTAAATAGGAAGGGGCTCCTGGAATGCTACGTGCACACGAGGGAGGACAGGGTGATAACGGTGGATCCCAAGACGAGGCTGCCGAGGAGCTACGACCGTTTCCTAGGTTTGATGGAGCAGTTATTCAGGTTCGGTGCGGTGCCGCCCGACGCCGACCCGCTTATGAAGGTTAAGAGCTCAACTTTAGCTCAGCTAGTCATGGATTTGAAGCCCTCAACCGTCATCGGCCTCTCCACGATGGGCTCGCCCAAGCCTTTGAGGGATATATGTGAAGGCGTATCTAGGCTCCCTAATGTAATGGTTTTGATAGGGGGTTTCCCGAAAGGGCACTTCACAGATGGAACCCTAAGGGTTATAGATTCCCTGTATAGGATTCATAGGGAGAGCTTGGATTCATGGATTGTGGCTTCAAGGCTCGTCTATCAATTTGAACTCTCCCAGGGCATAATCTACTGA
- a CDS encoding ATP/GTP-binding protein, translating into MDEISNPPSMFVVFLGTAGSGKTSLVSSFHDWLEGLGLMVGIANLDPGCRTTPYRSDFDVRDFFTVEKLMEDMGLGPNGAMVRAVELIEPILDGLSERFGAGDLWLVDTPGQSELFVFRRVGPKVIEALNRWAPAVSVYLVDPELAESPSGLVSSFSLALAARLRVPSPLLLVLSKGDIIGEDVMRMCSDMDYLRERILGEGVGSLTDLALGLLDLMRDLALAQRTVKVSARTREGLPELYDLIHESLCECGDLT; encoded by the coding sequence TTGGATGAGATCTCCAACCCTCCCTCCATGTTCGTGGTCTTTCTAGGCACCGCTGGCTCCGGCAAGACCAGCCTCGTATCCTCCTTCCACGACTGGCTGGAAGGCCTGGGCTTGATGGTCGGGATCGCCAACCTGGATCCGGGATGCAGGACCACCCCCTACAGATCCGACTTCGACGTGAGGGATTTCTTCACCGTGGAGAAGCTCATGGAGGATATGGGTTTAGGCCCAAATGGGGCGATGGTCAGGGCTGTGGAGCTCATCGAGCCCATCCTAGACGGCTTATCCGAACGCTTCGGGGCGGGCGACCTCTGGCTCGTAGATACTCCAGGGCAGAGCGAACTATTCGTCTTCAGGAGGGTGGGGCCGAAGGTCATTGAGGCCCTGAATAGATGGGCGCCCGCGGTGAGCGTCTACCTGGTGGATCCGGAGCTGGCGGAATCGCCTTCAGGGCTGGTCTCATCCTTCTCCCTGGCTTTGGCGGCCAGGCTTAGGGTCCCATCCCCCCTCCTCCTGGTCCTGAGCAAGGGTGATATCATAGGTGAAGACGTAATGCGGATGTGCAGCGACATGGATTACCTGAGAGAGAGGATCCTAGGGGAGGGGGTTGGAAGCCTCACCGACCTGGCCCTGGGCCTACTGGATCTAATGCGGGATCTGGCTTTGGCCCAGAGGACCGTGAAGGTTTCGGCGAGGACTAGGGAAGGCTTGCCCGAGCTCTACGATCTCATCCATGAGAGCCTATGCGAATGCGGGGACCTAACGTGA
- a CDS encoding DUF937 domain-containing protein, protein MDSFIEEFMNMYGPEVSRQLASNLGVKQDVVSQMIPLITPLILGGLKRQMKEYGGEARVNHILSKYGNPSSLDNLGEEVSSRAQYQQPDPRLGGLLGESGVQAALAMGQKFNVNPKTVMMIISILAPIILGALVRKRDREKVGPQGIANLIDRDGNESILDDVIGMLLGGLGGPGSQGAAGLIGDLIKTFTTPRCGKCGSSLDPNFRFCPYCGLKI, encoded by the coding sequence ATGGATAGTTTTATTGAAGAGTTTATGAATATGTATGGCCCTGAGGTGAGCAGACAACTAGCCTCAAACCTAGGAGTAAAACAGGACGTCGTCTCCCAAATGATCCCTCTCATCACACCTTTGATATTGGGTGGATTAAAACGACAGATGAAGGAATATGGCGGAGAGGCGAGAGTGAACCACATTTTGAGCAAGTATGGGAATCCTAGTTCCCTAGACAACTTAGGTGAAGAAGTTTCATCTAGAGCCCAATACCAGCAGCCTGACCCTCGTCTAGGCGGTCTTTTAGGGGAATCAGGAGTCCAAGCCGCGCTTGCGATGGGACAAAAATTCAATGTAAATCCGAAAACAGTGATGATGATCATTTCCATTTTAGCGCCAATCATCCTAGGAGCTTTAGTAAGAAAGCGGGACAGGGAGAAAGTTGGGCCGCAGGGTATCGCTAACCTCATCGATCGCGATGGAAACGAGAGTATACTCGACGATGTGATTGGAATGCTTCTAGGAGGCTTGGGAGGACCGGGCTCTCAAGGAGCGGCAGGGCTTATCGGCGACCTGATCAAAACCTTCACCACGCCACGTTGCGGAAAATGTGGATCCTCACTTGACCCGAACTTTAGATTCTGCCCATACTGCGGCTTGAAGATATAG
- a CDS encoding carboxypeptidase regulatory-like domain-containing protein: MMKRAKLYKTSPLIVILWIASMLLISLAMNSLNANAQDELQVTVSVTSDGEYTTITGVVTDSNHDPVEGARVSIQVNDPSGKTIHMELTYSDENGEYSDKFRMPENVNGECTIYVTASKPGYGVGGNTSSFTAVPEFSEMLLALAAPLVFMLKTLKKRQ; encoded by the coding sequence GTGATGAAGAGAGCGAAACTTTACAAAACGTCCCCCCTAATCGTTATATTATGGATCGCCTCCATGCTGTTGATCTCCCTCGCGATGAACTCCTTGAACGCAAATGCCCAGGATGAGCTCCAGGTGACCGTATCCGTGACAAGCGACGGCGAATACACCACTATAACGGGGGTCGTCACCGACTCGAATCATGACCCCGTGGAAGGGGCTAGGGTCTCGATCCAAGTCAATGACCCCTCTGGGAAAACCATACATATGGAGCTGACATACTCAGATGAGAACGGAGAATACTCTGATAAATTTAGAATGCCGGAGAACGTGAACGGGGAATGCACCATATACGTCACGGCCAGTAAACCGGGATACGGAGTCGGCGGCAACACCTCAAGCTTCACAGCAGTGCCTGAATTCTCTGAGATGCTCCTAGCGTTGGCCGCGCCATTAGTGTTCATGCTCAAAACGTTAAAGAAGAGGCAGTAG
- a CDS encoding aminotransferase class I/II-fold pyridoxal phosphate-dependent enzyme — protein sequence MNLVNRHPTNYMVDEYRRLVNEQLNWELKVLETASKPICRVDGKEVLMLCANNYLNLSTHPKVVEAMINATREYGAGAGSDRSISGNMSLHEALDKRLAEFKGAPASLTFQTGYMVNEGVIPQLCGRGDLYISDELNHGSIIDGVRLSHADRAIYKHKDVQDLARVLEEAERHDPPYNHIWILTDGVFSMDGDLAPLPEIVKLAKEHGAGVYVDDAHGEGVLGENGRGIVNHFGLGREDVHLEMGTFSKAFGVVGGHISCGSSEIRSFLYNKSRTFLLSAAVPPGVAAACIAALDVLEEEPDRVRRVWRNREYFLKAMNDLGFDTGNTETPIIPVMCGESDTAKKLAGMLWDEGIFVLPIFYPMVPRGAARIRVQLCTEHTKEQLDKAIEAFERCGKKLKII from the coding sequence ATGAATTTGGTCAATAGGCATCCGACAAACTACATGGTAGACGAATATCGCCGGCTCGTCAATGAACAGCTGAACTGGGAGCTTAAAGTCCTCGAGACCGCCAGCAAGCCCATATGCAGGGTCGATGGGAAGGAGGTATTAATGCTATGCGCCAATAATTATCTTAACCTCTCCACGCACCCCAAGGTTGTAGAGGCCATGATAAACGCTACGAGGGAGTATGGGGCTGGAGCCGGGAGCGACAGGTCCATCTCCGGAAACATGAGCCTACATGAGGCCCTCGATAAGCGGCTGGCGGAGTTCAAGGGCGCACCCGCCTCCCTAACCTTTCAGACGGGCTACATGGTGAACGAGGGCGTTATACCCCAGCTCTGCGGTAGAGGCGACCTATACATCTCGGATGAGCTGAACCATGGGAGCATAATCGACGGCGTACGCCTGAGCCACGCCGACAGGGCCATATACAAGCATAAGGACGTCCAGGACCTGGCCAGGGTTTTAGAGGAGGCTGAGAGGCACGACCCCCCATACAACCATATATGGATCCTAACCGATGGGGTGTTCAGCATGGACGGCGACCTGGCCCCGCTGCCCGAGATAGTTAAACTGGCTAAGGAGCATGGGGCCGGGGTCTACGTGGACGACGCCCACGGCGAGGGAGTACTGGGGGAGAACGGCAGGGGCATAGTAAATCATTTCGGCCTTGGGCGTGAGGACGTACACTTAGAGATGGGGACGTTCAGCAAAGCCTTCGGCGTCGTCGGGGGCCACATATCATGTGGGAGCAGCGAGATTAGAAGCTTCCTTTACAATAAGAGCCGTACATTCCTCCTCTCAGCGGCTGTGCCTCCGGGGGTGGCGGCGGCGTGCATAGCCGCCCTAGACGTCTTAGAGGAGGAGCCCGACCGGGTAAGGAGGGTTTGGCGGAACAGGGAGTACTTCCTGAAGGCGATGAACGACCTGGGATTCGACACCGGCAACACGGAGACGCCTATAATACCCGTCATGTGCGGGGAGAGCGATACGGCGAAGAAGCTCGCCGGTATGCTGTGGGATGAAGGCATATTCGTGCTGCCGATATTCTACCCCATGGTCCCCAGGGGAGCCGCCAGGATAAGGGTTCAGCTCTGCACGGAGCACACCAAGGAGCAGTTAGACAAGGCCATAGAGGCCTTCGAGAGGTGCGGTAAGAAACTCAAGATAATATAG
- a CDS encoding NAD-dependent epimerase/dehydratase family protein, whose translation MGRILVTGACGQIGTELVQALRERYGVDSVIATGHVTRPTRELRESGPFQYLNILDMEQIAETIMNYDIDVIYHLASILSAVGERNPQLCYDVNVNGTYNVLEAARRHGVGSVIYTSSIAVFGEGAPKYNTPNETVMLPSTMYGVTKVLGELLGTYYHARFGLDFRCIRFPGIISSETLPGGGTTDYAVEMYYAAVEGKPYRCFVRRETVLPMMYMPDAINALIGLAEADPSRLKRRVFNVQSMSFSAGELEESIRRIIPSFRCEYEPDYRQAIADSWPKTLDDSAAREEWGWKPLFNLQSMTEDMIEKLHRKLKK comes from the coding sequence ATGGGGAGGATCCTCGTAACCGGCGCATGCGGCCAGATCGGGACGGAGCTGGTTCAAGCTCTGCGCGAGAGATACGGCGTCGACTCGGTGATAGCCACAGGCCACGTCACAAGGCCCACCAGGGAGCTTCGGGAGTCCGGGCCCTTCCAATATCTGAACATATTGGATATGGAGCAAATAGCCGAGACGATAATGAATTACGACATAGACGTGATATATCATCTAGCCTCCATCCTCTCCGCAGTGGGTGAACGCAACCCACAGCTATGCTACGATGTGAATGTCAACGGAACCTATAACGTCCTAGAGGCAGCGCGGAGGCATGGAGTAGGATCCGTAATATACACTAGCTCCATAGCGGTCTTCGGTGAGGGAGCACCTAAATATAATACGCCTAACGAGACTGTTATGCTCCCAAGCACCATGTATGGCGTAACGAAGGTACTTGGGGAACTTCTGGGAACCTACTACCATGCGAGGTTCGGCTTGGACTTCAGATGCATAAGGTTTCCAGGGATAATAAGCTCAGAGACGCTTCCGGGAGGGGGCACCACGGACTACGCCGTGGAGATGTACTACGCCGCGGTGGAGGGGAAACCGTATAGATGCTTCGTCAGGAGGGAGACGGTCCTCCCAATGATGTATATGCCAGACGCCATAAACGCCTTAATCGGCCTGGCGGAAGCGGATCCCTCGAGGCTTAAGCGTAGGGTCTTCAACGTGCAATCAATGAGCTTCTCAGCCGGTGAACTGGAAGAGTCGATAAGGAGAATAATCCCCAGCTTCAGATGCGAATACGAACCCGACTATAGGCAGGCGATAGCCGACTCCTGGCCGAAAACCCTGGATGACTCAGCAGCTAGGGAGGAATGGGGCTGGAAACCCCTATTCAACCTTCAGAGTATGACCGAGGATATGATAGAGAAGCTCCACAGAAAACTCAAAAAATGA
- a CDS encoding nitroreductase family protein, with the protein MDFFDVVRSRRSVRSYASKPIPNEDLIRVLEAGRLAPSAGNRQPWHFIVVADRERRVRIAKGCRYGRFITESPVVIVGCGDREASPKWYAIDTAIAMEHMVLAATALGLGTCWVGSFDGEDIRRLLEIPNRFEVVALLAVGYPREKLDVLGSLLHMVRPRKKLKAVTSIEKYGRRLP; encoded by the coding sequence ATGGATTTCTTCGATGTCGTTAGGTCGAGGAGGTCCGTAAGGTCCTATGCGTCTAAGCCTATCCCGAACGAGGATTTGATAAGGGTTCTTGAAGCGGGCAGATTGGCCCCCTCGGCTGGGAATAGGCAGCCCTGGCATTTCATAGTGGTGGCTGACCGTGAAAGAAGGGTCAGGATCGCCAAGGGATGCCGTTACGGCCGATTCATAACGGAATCCCCCGTCGTAATAGTGGGATGCGGCGACAGGGAAGCGTCTCCGAAATGGTACGCGATAGATACGGCTATAGCCATGGAGCACATGGTGCTCGCAGCTACAGCCTTAGGGCTTGGAACTTGCTGGGTAGGAAGCTTCGATGGAGAAGATATAAGGAGATTATTGGAGATTCCCAATAGGTTTGAGGTAGTAGCCCTCTTAGCCGTTGGATATCCCCGGGAGAAGCTGGACGTCCTCGGCAGCCTCCTCCACATGGTAAGGCCTAGGAAGAAGCTTAAAGCCGTGACCTCCATTGAGAAGTATGGGAGACGGCTGCCTTGA
- the larA gene encoding nickel-dependent lactate racemase has protein sequence MLVEVPYGRSKVEFEVDPDRILGVITPSDVVPSRDPELEVVRALKDPIGGPTIGELSPKGKTIAIAVDDVTRVTPTHILLPPLLRLLEEEGARRDDIRIVIALGTHRRMTEQEMKEKYGAEVVEEYEVVNHAFDDESQLKYMGDVAGDVPVWINKDYVSADIRIATGNLIPHFNAGWGAGAKILLPGLAGEETVGRMHVHSAVTTPNGLGMEENPTRKLIDAFAEKVGIHLLVNTAITRNREIVKVYAGHFVEAHRRGIAFAKGIYGVEAPGEADITVSSSYPADIEFWQGEKGLFSADLATKRNGTIILLTPCPEGVSVMHPMWIEYLQRSPEDLREMYRMGDVDDLVALGVALNVVYARERHPIYIVSDGITDKEAEKMGFKKFKDVDEALEIASRNHGLKSKVNILTHGGETYPVIIGERL, from the coding sequence ATGTTGGTTGAGGTTCCTTATGGAAGGTCGAAGGTCGAATTTGAGGTGGATCCCGATCGTATCTTGGGCGTCATAACGCCCTCTGATGTAGTTCCATCGCGGGATCCCGAGCTTGAGGTCGTTAGGGCCCTCAAGGATCCCATAGGGGGACCTACCATCGGAGAGTTATCACCGAAGGGGAAGACCATAGCGATAGCTGTAGATGACGTGACGAGGGTTACTCCAACCCACATCCTCCTGCCGCCGCTCCTGAGGCTCTTGGAGGAGGAGGGAGCCAGGAGGGACGATATCCGGATAGTGATCGCCCTTGGAACCCATAGGCGTATGACGGAGCAGGAGATGAAGGAGAAGTATGGGGCTGAGGTGGTGGAAGAGTACGAGGTGGTTAACCATGCCTTCGATGATGAATCCCAGCTCAAATACATGGGGGACGTAGCGGGCGATGTACCGGTATGGATCAACAAGGACTATGTAAGCGCGGATATCAGGATAGCGACTGGGAATCTCATCCCCCACTTTAACGCTGGGTGGGGTGCTGGAGCAAAGATACTTCTACCGGGGCTGGCCGGCGAGGAGACGGTGGGGCGGATGCACGTCCATTCCGCCGTGACGACGCCGAACGGGCTAGGCATGGAGGAGAATCCAACCCGGAAGCTGATAGATGCGTTCGCCGAGAAAGTAGGGATCCACCTGCTCGTAAACACGGCTATCACCCGTAACAGGGAGATAGTTAAGGTCTACGCAGGCCACTTCGTGGAGGCTCATCGTAGAGGAATAGCCTTCGCTAAGGGGATCTACGGCGTGGAGGCTCCCGGCGAGGCGGATATAACCGTTTCGAGCAGCTATCCAGCCGATATAGAATTCTGGCAGGGAGAAAAAGGATTATTCTCGGCAGACCTGGCAACTAAACGGAATGGAACGATCATCCTATTAACCCCGTGTCCGGAGGGCGTGTCCGTGATGCATCCCATGTGGATCGAATATTTACAGCGCAGCCCGGAGGATCTAAGGGAGATGTACAGGATGGGGGATGTGGATGACCTCGTTGCTTTAGGCGTGGCATTAAACGTGGTCTATGCGAGGGAGAGGCATCCCATATATATCGTCTCGGATGGGATAACCGATAAAGAGGCCGAGAAGATGGGGTTCAAGAAATTCAAAGATGTCGACGAGGCTTTAGAGATTGCCTCCCGAAACCACGGTTTAAAATCCAAGGTGAACATCCTCACTCACGGGGGAGAGACGTACCCGGTGATAATCGGAGAACGGCTTTAA
- a CDS encoding UPF0147 family protein — translation MSKKPRRVLEYESRVQQALQVLGEVSQDTTTPRNIRRAAKWAMDALHEEDYTLAVRASNAIAILEEISQDPNMPPYTRVKLWNVISLLEAIKD, via the coding sequence ATGTCGAAGAAGCCCAGGCGGGTATTGGAGTACGAATCTAGGGTTCAACAGGCGCTCCAGGTCCTAGGTGAGGTATCCCAGGATACTACTACCCCCAGGAACATCAGGAGGGCTGCCAAATGGGCGATGGATGCCCTCCACGAGGAGGATTACACCCTAGCGGTCAGGGCTTCAAACGCCATAGCCATCCTGGAGGAGATATCGCAGGACCCCAACATGCCCCCATATACAAGGGTTAAGCTTTGGAACGTCATAAGCCTCCTAGAAGCGATAAAGGATTGA
- a CDS encoding DEAD/DEAH box helicase, with amino-acid sequence MASDSESVFEEGELLRSNPILNWGFVEARSYQLSIASKALKENTLVVLPTGLGKTIIAALVAAHRLQEFPDGRVVMLAPTKPLAYQHRRSLGVALRLPPDQIVAVTGEDPPEKRASGWLKRVVVSTPQVLMNDLISGRVDISKVKLMIFDEAHRAVGEYAYTYLAERYVDEPDHLILALTASPGDSREQIREVMRNLHITRVHVRSLKSGDVKPYIVPVKVKWREVELTPEIREAINILQRYVRGKVKAPAGSDGDAELSLKSILRIGEELRRRASTTSEKAEVANLYSAVHAMKVLELLETQGPEAAVKYMSQLSKRKTTSARIFLGDEDVKTLSKNLKRLLDMGMGHPKEEALIEALEEALRLSSRRIIVFTSYRVTASRLVKVINDRFKGSASAVRLIGQEAREGDPGLSQREQNLILDDFKEGTYNILVATQIGEEGLDIAECDTVIFYDSVPSAVRYIQRRGRTGRRSPGTVEVLIAKGTRDESYYWIAKRREARIEEALKGMEGFDSGSDQPSLDRFLRSETGSREIKGSVKVIADHREANSRVVAELSRLGVDVELASLPHGDYILSERVAVERKTVNDFASSIIDGRLFEQASTLKREFERPLIIMEGINPPARDVRPEALMGALGSLLVDYGLPVVWTRDSSETALLLASIARREQVEGRKPPRIRCEKKPLSVRELQEYIVAGLPNVDSTLARRLLQRFKTVERVFTASMGELKSVEGIGDKKSKLIRDVLTSIYEGGG; translated from the coding sequence ATGGCCAGCGATTCTGAAAGCGTCTTTGAGGAGGGGGAGCTTTTGAGGAGTAACCCCATCCTGAACTGGGGCTTCGTAGAGGCTAGATCCTATCAGCTCTCCATCGCCTCCAAAGCCTTGAAGGAGAACACCCTGGTGGTGCTACCTACAGGGCTGGGTAAAACCATTATAGCAGCCCTAGTGGCGGCCCATAGGCTTCAAGAGTTCCCTGATGGGCGCGTCGTAATGCTCGCCCCCACCAAACCCCTGGCTTATCAGCATAGGAGGAGCCTCGGAGTGGCTTTAAGGCTCCCCCCGGATCAAATAGTCGCAGTAACCGGTGAGGACCCCCCTGAAAAGAGGGCTTCAGGATGGTTAAAGCGGGTGGTCGTTTCAACCCCCCAGGTTCTAATGAACGACCTGATATCGGGAAGGGTCGATATCAGCAAGGTCAAGTTGATGATCTTCGATGAGGCGCATAGGGCTGTAGGCGAATACGCATATACATACCTGGCGGAGAGATACGTGGATGAGCCCGACCATCTAATATTGGCCCTCACGGCCTCACCCGGAGATTCCCGAGAGCAGATCCGGGAAGTGATGAGGAACCTCCATATAACCCGGGTTCACGTCAGAAGCCTGAAGAGCGGAGACGTCAAGCCCTACATCGTACCTGTGAAAGTTAAATGGCGTGAAGTCGAGCTTACACCTGAGATCCGAGAAGCGATCAATATACTCCAACGGTACGTAAGGGGTAAAGTTAAGGCTCCAGCTGGATCGGATGGAGACGCAGAGTTAAGTCTGAAGTCCATACTTAGGATCGGGGAGGAGCTTAGGAGGCGCGCCTCCACGACCTCAGAGAAGGCTGAGGTGGCAAACCTCTACTCCGCCGTGCATGCGATGAAGGTTTTGGAGCTCCTAGAGACCCAGGGGCCCGAGGCGGCGGTTAAATACATGAGTCAGCTATCCAAGAGGAAGACCACCTCAGCTAGGATCTTCCTGGGAGACGAAGACGTGAAGACCCTATCCAAGAACTTAAAACGTCTACTCGATATGGGGATGGGCCACCCCAAGGAGGAGGCTTTGATAGAGGCATTGGAAGAGGCTTTAAGGTTGAGCTCCAGACGTATAATAGTATTCACCAGTTATAGGGTGACCGCGTCTAGGCTCGTGAAGGTGATAAACGATCGTTTCAAGGGCTCAGCGTCGGCGGTGAGGCTTATAGGGCAGGAGGCTAGGGAGGGGGACCCAGGCCTCTCCCAGAGGGAGCAGAACCTGATCCTAGACGACTTTAAGGAAGGGACATATAATATCCTGGTTGCAACCCAGATAGGCGAGGAGGGCCTCGACATAGCTGAATGCGACACGGTGATCTTCTATGATTCCGTCCCGAGCGCCGTCAGATATATTCAGAGGAGAGGGCGGACCGGCAGAAGGTCCCCGGGCACGGTGGAGGTCTTGATAGCCAAGGGCACAAGGGATGAATCATATTACTGGATAGCCAAGCGCAGGGAAGCCCGCATCGAAGAGGCTTTAAAGGGGATGGAGGGCTTCGATAGTGGATCGGATCAGCCCTCCCTGGATAGATTCCTCAGATCCGAAACGGGGAGTCGTGAAATAAAGGGTTCCGTTAAGGTGATCGCGGATCATAGGGAGGCGAACTCGAGGGTTGTAGCCGAATTATCCAGGCTAGGCGTGGATGTTGAATTAGCGTCGCTCCCCCATGGAGATTACATTTTGAGCGAGCGCGTAGCGGTTGAGCGTAAAACCGTCAACGACTTCGCGTCGTCGATAATTGATGGAAGGCTTTTCGAGCAGGCCTCAACCCTGAAAAGGGAGTTCGAGAGGCCGCTCATAATCATGGAGGGGATTAACCCTCCAGCCAGGGATGTGAGGCCTGAAGCCTTAATGGGGGCGTTAGGCAGCCTCTTAGTGGATTATGGATTGCCCGTCGTATGGACTAGGGACAGCTCTGAGACCGCTTTATTATTGGCCTCGATAGCTAGGAGGGAGCAGGTGGAGGGGCGGAAGCCTCCGAGGATAAGATGCGAGAAGAAGCCTCTATCGGTCAGGGAGCTCCAGGAATACATCGTAGCCGGTTTACCCAACGTGGATTCCACCTTGGCGAGGCGCCTGCTCCAAAGATTTAAAACGGTTGAAAGGGTGTTCACGGCCTCCATGGGGGAATTGAAGAGCGTCGAGGGAATAGGCGATAAGAAATCTAAGCTTATAAGGGATGTATTGACCAGTATATACGAGGGTGGAGGCTAA
- a CDS encoding ZIP family metal transporter, with product MNELIRLGVLASLMAGAATGVGAVPVLFMGGISHRVLDSMLGFAAGVMLAATAFSLLVPSIELGGVWMAVASFLGGGVFVYLLDRYIPHQHIFKGREGPSSSLSKVSLMILAIAIHNFPEGLAVGVSFGGGDVSAGIVLAAAIGLQNIPEGSAVAFPLIREGFSRRRAIWYATLTGLIEPVGGLIGVSVVAVALPLLPVGLAFAAGAMAFVVSHEMIPESHRRGHEMEGTFGFIAGFAAMMLLDKLFV from the coding sequence ATGAATGAGCTCATCCGGTTAGGGGTCTTAGCCAGTCTCATGGCTGGTGCAGCTACAGGTGTGGGGGCGGTTCCCGTGCTGTTCATGGGCGGGATCTCCCATAGGGTTTTGGATTCCATGCTGGGTTTCGCGGCGGGGGTCATGCTCGCCGCCACTGCGTTCAGCCTATTGGTTCCTTCGATAGAGTTGGGGGGCGTATGGATGGCCGTGGCCAGCTTCCTGGGAGGCGGAGTATTCGTATATCTCCTCGACCGTTACATACCTCATCAACATATCTTCAAAGGTCGTGAGGGGCCGAGCTCGTCCCTATCGAAGGTGAGCCTCATGATCCTCGCCATAGCCATCCATAACTTTCCTGAAGGTTTGGCCGTTGGGGTGAGCTTCGGGGGAGGAGACGTCTCCGCGGGGATCGTCCTAGCAGCGGCCATAGGGTTGCAGAACATCCCTGAAGGCTCTGCGGTAGCGTTCCCCCTGATAAGGGAGGGGTTCAGCCGTAGGAGGGCTATATGGTATGCCACCCTTACTGGATTGATTGAGCCGGTGGGCGGCCTCATAGGGGTCTCAGTAGTGGCCGTAGCTTTGCCTCTGCTTCCCGTAGGGTTGGCGTTCGCCGCGGGAGCCATGGCCTTCGTGGTGAGCCATGAGATGATCCCGGAGAGCCATAGAAGGGGGCATGAGATGGAGGGCACATTCGGGTTCATCGCGGGGTTCGCAGCTATGATGCTTCTAGACAAGTTATTCGTATAG
- a CDS encoding amino acid-binding protein, with amino-acid sequence MWNLISEQLKGHPERLAVARVLVENGLSVKGDKIYCNEIRIPAIEVARAAKVDRRTVTETIRTINEREKLREIFSNLRSAGYSLKQIAQNLGFGVVEITPKDPKTVGILAEAAALIAEEGISIRQALVDDPELSPEPQLTLITEKPLPGELIPKFLRIKGRPKVTIY; translated from the coding sequence ATGTGGAACCTGATATCGGAGCAGCTTAAGGGACACCCGGAGAGACTGGCAGTGGCGAGGGTACTAGTCGAGAACGGCCTAAGCGTAAAAGGAGACAAGATATACTGCAACGAGATAAGGATACCGGCGATCGAGGTGGCGAGGGCGGCAAAAGTGGACAGGAGAACCGTCACGGAGACTATACGCACAATAAACGAGAGGGAGAAGCTCAGGGAGATATTCTCGAACCTCAGATCGGCCGGATACTCCCTTAAGCAGATAGCCCAAAACCTGGGCTTCGGTGTGGTAGAGATAACCCCCAAGGACCCCAAGACGGTCGGAATCCTAGCCGAAGCGGCTGCGCTGATAGCGGAGGAGGGCATAAGCATACGCCAAGCCCTAGTGGACGATCCCGAGCTTTCACCAGAACCCCAACTCACCCTAATAACGGAGAAGCCGCTACCAGGAGAATTGATACCGAAATTCCTGAGGATAAAAGGAAGGCCGAAAGTCACGATATACTAA